CCAACTCAGAGTGCAATTCAAGGTGTTTGATTGGCTCTCACCATCAAGTTTTGCCCAAATATTGTTggtattgaaaaatttgaatgtctTGACCGATTTAAAGTCGTCTAAGTGCTCGTTCGGCACCTGCGCAATCTCCAGTAATCTCAATTTGTTTTCGTACTGAATCAGTGTACCGCCCTTAACATCGGCTCTAGTCTTATCGGTTACTTCCATTACAAATTCAACCGAGTCTCCATTGCTCGCTTTTTCGTGCAGCAGTTTGTTCAGAATTTTCAGGTCAACCGTTGCACCAAGATTATCGATGTTGGACAAGAAACAGTATACGCGACCCTCATCCAGAAACTGTTTCAGAAGACCGGAATTTTGGAACGATTCGTAAAAGTCACCGTGCCCGGGCGGATACCACCTATCAAAGAGAGGTAAATCATTCCAGTTGATTaagaacaaattaaaatttcgctTACGATTCAATGTCCTTATCGATGTCCATATCCTTGGCAACTGGCAGTAATGAGTCCTTGCTGATCCTAGGGAAGCAGCTTTGGTTGAACGTATGTATTTGCACTTGAAATCCTTTgtattttcgaataattttctcTGTGTCTTCGTCTGTGTTAAACGAATTCATCAGAACCAGTGGTACGTTAGCATTGTACTGTTTGTTTAAAGACTGGAAATACAACGGATGACGAGATGGTTATTCACCTCTTTTTACacgaattcttaaaattattaCCTCAATTTGTTGAACAGTCAAATCCAAAAATGTTAGGTCCGATCGAACTGGAATCACACTTTTCGGACCATGGCAACCCATTGACGTGCCTAAACCACCATTTAATTTAATCACAACCAATTTGTCAAGCATTTCACGAATCTGAAACGttggatgcatttttttagtttatttatatttctgaTGAGTCGACGACAACGATTTCTTCCTTACTTGATCTTCCTTTGGTAAACTAAGCGTATCGTAATGTCTGATCGCATCTTCCGgcaatttctgaattttttcccaAGCGACCGATGGACCGTCTTCCGATAAAAATCGCTGGAACAGCGCCGAAAAGCGACCCATTTCGCCGCTGAGGAACGGTTTCAGCTCATCGTTGGACGTTTTCAGCAATTTATCGAGCTCAACTTCTAATTGGATTTGTGCGTCACGTTTGGTCACCTCGTGGAATTCTTTCGAATCGGAAGGGACTCGCTGGTGCCCTCTCACCTGTGTAGACAAAtggaaatagtttttgtttagTATTGATGATAATACATTGATCGTCTGAAACGATCGTATTTGTTTTAGCTAATCACGACAACCGCATCAGTAGAGTTGACAGAAGAtttaagaaacaatttttgactttGTTGATTACAGGGGACGTCAGGAGAATTTAGacttgaatttgcttcagctgtttttgaTCTTGGGCactcatacaatcaaaactgccTTTACTATACGTGCGAGAGTGCGCATTGGTGTGTTTGTAATGGCGATACATCACATAAGTAGGGAGTGAATATTACTTGGCGTTTGCACTAACACATTCTCGCATGTAtattaatagtacattactgatATAAgactgtatataagagacgtgtacgtatacgagcgcttgcgcgaggtattttatcgcagtaggcaaacatctctttttctagtaataataattttgcttgcaaaacctttagctctctagggtaaatttgtttactcttatgtacgtcgtgtatatagcgcacaatacacacacaccgtatgcgataaacgctattttatctacagaCAGAGAAATAATAGCAccttttcactgctattatttcacctaggtagataatagtagattattcacctctgtccacatgtttatttagacacttggggagttattgcatgagccgaaggcgagttgaataatttattacaGCTATATGAAGTATATAGCTCGAAATGTACTACCGCTCGGGCAAGCCCTCGTGTGTACATGTCTCGTTATATACTTCATGAAGGTGTAACGTACTATTACCACACGCACGTGAGAAACTGTTTCACAAGTATAAGTACGTTTGTTTTTGTAAGTAGAccaactgaaaaacagctggagAAAATTCATGTCGAAATCTTACTTACGTCCTCCGTGTATATGTGAGTCATTTTTTGTGGTAGTCTCAAAAAACAAGGGTCACTGGAGGGtggttcaaatttattttcataagtTACAATTTTATCCAACTAAAAATGTGTCCGTCGGCttcgaaaatttacaaaaatgaaagttatTTAACATTAACGATGCCGTACTATCACCAGTCACCCACACATAAGTCCAAAAATTTTaccccaaaatatttaagttttgCCACCATTATTGCGATAAATGCGGGAATATTAAGCTTAACGTTACAGGTACGTTGCAGAGAgcagaaatataaaaatacaacTGATTTCACTGAGGTAAAGCACGGAATGAATATATATTTAATTCTCGATTTTTCGCATCTTTTTCGGTTATATTTCGttctaacaaacaaaaaatttcctgtTTAACAACGAAACGATCTTTTTAGTAAAATCTCTATCTCAAACGGTCGTTGTTTATCAACAAACTACATTTTGATATATTAATCAGCAAATATATACGCTCGCTGTTTAACTTTATCAACTTTACATGCAATACATCACCGCGAAATGACCTTATCAGAGAATGTCTTTGCAATTTTAACTTATTTCTTTAATGAAAGACggcaaaaaatacgaataaatatttacaaagtATGTGTTGTGTGCACATAAAgcgacagattttttttttcctgataaATCGAAACAATTTCCGATTTTCTAGGTATCTACTCGAATCAATGAACTTTGTTTTAGGGATCGATtagaaattgataaaatgccacgcaaataatttaaaattaaaaactgacACGACCATGATTTGTGACATCACGCCTTGATAGTGCAGTATACCTGGCTTCTGTCATATCGGTTTTGTTACTGTACTTTGTTACTGTAAAATGTTACatgcaacacgaatcgtatgcttttttcacattttacataaatacatTAATACATAAATACACCGAAAGTATCACGTATACTGCACGAGTTGCCCCTCTGAATCGCTATTGAAACGCGCTACAAGAGGAAATCGAGCGATCTATTCTCGCCTGTCTTTTTCTTCATAAGTTTGCCCAACTTCTTCAGGAAAAGTTGTGTTTCGGGACCAACGGCGCCAAAAGTTTCGAAAGCTAGTGGCGTGAACTCGTAGTGTTGTTTTAGGTCTAAGTAATTAATGTGCTTAGCTCGCTCTGCTTGGTCAGCCGCAGATCCAAATTGCGCCGATGTCAGGTTCAAATAAGAAGAAGCGGTTGTATTGACCACGGTAACATCCCATATTAAAGATCGTATGCTGGTATACTATCGCACATGATTTTTTGCCAATCCCAGCTTCGCCTCTTACCAACAatctgacatctagtgcgataatataccctCATGCGATTCTTGTTACAAAAATACCTATTCTATATCGGGTCGTAGGCCAAAGGGTGGAGTGAGGCTAGGTAGTGTTTTAACGGAGACTTGGACTACATAGAAACAAATGAGTTGTAATATGTGGCTCTTTATGCTGCTATATGCTACTCCGAGTTTATATCAGCTCAGGTtcgaaaaatttggatttttaaaATGAGCCATTAAGAGCCATGggccctttgcaaatttgtagcctacatttaggcggaaaaatattagtttttgatgatttctctgaaccaaaatatttctttgaaaaagtAAAGCCCTgctacttttaaaggaaaaattggtttgtgagtcattacttaacccacttggagaaacctatGCGGACTACTCAAATTTCCAAAATCTGCAAAGCTTTCTCCAAGTGGAATAAGTTATCACctacaaaccaatttttcctttaaaagtaataCGATTTTGCGTGAAAATCAGAAATCATAGAATGATTTTAGACGCCAAAAATTGCTTccttcataaaaataataattttaaaaccgaTAACAACGAATGTTCTCGCCTAATTCCGGTACACTACATCCTATATCGCATTTaagattttcgaatttctgcTCTGTTGGAACCAGATCTGCaccacaaaatttaattacgaCAAACTTGTCTAACACGTCCTATCACGACAATACTGGGAGATCTGGTTTCTATCATCCATcgcatttttgtttgtttgtttgattactaaatttttcgttgaacaGTCAATGAACAAGAGTCACACCTGGAACTAAACTTtcataattcaaaaaaaaaattactacTACGGTAGTCGGTTTGGAGCATGTTTTTATACATAGCCATACTTAATTATCATAgcgaaaaaaaacgacaaaaaaatctaataattgaatgactaTGATTCTGTGTATTTGttcagatttttgtttgtttatttatttattttttgttacgaCGATGAGGTCGTTCAAGGTCACATTCTGATAATaatataatatgaaaaaaataatcatttctAAATTTGATATCctgaatatttaatttcaaaagaaaatgaatcttAGACAT
This DNA window, taken from Bradysia coprophila strain Holo2 unplaced genomic scaffold, BU_Bcop_v1 contig_151, whole genome shotgun sequence, encodes the following:
- the LOC119074881 gene encoding UTP--glucose-1-phosphate uridylyltransferase isoform X2 codes for the protein MLEVPNERRVRGHQRVPSDSKEFHEVTKRDAQIQLEVELDKLLKTSNDELKPFLSGEMGRFSALFQRFLSEDGPSVAWEKIQKLPEDAIRHYDTLSLPKEDQIREMLDKLVVIKLNGGLGTSMGCHGPKSVIPVRSDLTFLDLTVQQIESLNKQYNANVPLVLMNSFNTDEDTEKIIRKYKGFQVQIHTFNQSCFPRISKDSLLPVAKDMDIDKDIESWYPPGHGDFYESFQNSGLLKQFLDEGRVYCFLSNIDNLGATVDLKILNKLLHEKASNGDSVEFVMEVTDKTRADVKGGTLIQYENKLRLLEIAQVPNEHLDDFKSVKTFKFFNTNNIWAKLDAIDRVLSHKTLNMETIVNHKTLDSGVRIIQLETAVGAAMKCFDGSIGINVPRSRFLPVKKTSDLLLVMSNLYSLKGGSLCMSPQRMFPTTPLVKLGDNHFSKVKEFLGRFATIPDLIELDHLTVSGDVTFGRGVSLRGTVIIIANHGDRIDIPAGAVLENKIVSGNMRILDH
- the LOC119074881 gene encoding UTP--glucose-1-phosphate uridylyltransferase isoform X1 — protein: MPGAMEMLLNRVRGHQRVPSDSKEFHEVTKRDAQIQLEVELDKLLKTSNDELKPFLSGEMGRFSALFQRFLSEDGPSVAWEKIQKLPEDAIRHYDTLSLPKEDQIREMLDKLVVIKLNGGLGTSMGCHGPKSVIPVRSDLTFLDLTVQQIESLNKQYNANVPLVLMNSFNTDEDTEKIIRKYKGFQVQIHTFNQSCFPRISKDSLLPVAKDMDIDKDIESWYPPGHGDFYESFQNSGLLKQFLDEGRVYCFLSNIDNLGATVDLKILNKLLHEKASNGDSVEFVMEVTDKTRADVKGGTLIQYENKLRLLEIAQVPNEHLDDFKSVKTFKFFNTNNIWAKLDAIDRVLSHKTLNMETIVNHKTLDSGVRIIQLETAVGAAMKCFDGSIGINVPRSRFLPVKKTSDLLLVMSNLYSLKGGSLCMSPQRMFPTTPLVKLGDNHFSKVKEFLGRFATIPDLIELDHLTVSGDVTFGRGVSLRGTVIIIANHGDRIDIPAGAVLENKIVSGNMRILDH
- the LOC119074881 gene encoding UTP--glucose-1-phosphate uridylyltransferase isoform X3, with the protein product MVAKLKYFGVRGHQRVPSDSKEFHEVTKRDAQIQLEVELDKLLKTSNDELKPFLSGEMGRFSALFQRFLSEDGPSVAWEKIQKLPEDAIRHYDTLSLPKEDQIREMLDKLVVIKLNGGLGTSMGCHGPKSVIPVRSDLTFLDLTVQQIESLNKQYNANVPLVLMNSFNTDEDTEKIIRKYKGFQVQIHTFNQSCFPRISKDSLLPVAKDMDIDKDIESWYPPGHGDFYESFQNSGLLKQFLDEGRVYCFLSNIDNLGATVDLKILNKLLHEKASNGDSVEFVMEVTDKTRADVKGGTLIQYENKLRLLEIAQVPNEHLDDFKSVKTFKFFNTNNIWAKLDAIDRVLSHKTLNMETIVNHKTLDSGVRIIQLETAVGAAMKCFDGSIGINVPRSRFLPVKKTSDLLLVMSNLYSLKGGSLCMSPQRMFPTTPLVKLGDNHFSKVKEFLGRFATIPDLIELDHLTVSGDVTFGRGVSLRGTVIIIANHGDRIDIPAGAVLENKIVSGNMRILDH